The stretch of DNA ATATTTTTAAAGTAAAAGAAGAATTTTTATATTATTTTAATCTTTTCAATGATTTAAGTAAAAATGGAAAAAATGACTAAAATATGGTAAAATAGTAGTATAAATATTTGAAAATAAAGATACTTCTAAGGAGAGTTTATGAAAAATGATGTCCTAGAAAAGAGATTACAAAATATTATAAAAAGTTTTGAAATTGAAGATTTTAAAATGTCACAGGAGCATATATCTCTTTTAAAAAATGTAGCTTCTGGTAAGCTTAACTCAAGTTTATTAATAATTCAAAGGAAGAAAAGACTTTTGAAAGGATAGGGTAATATGGATATTAGTGATGTAAAGGATTATACAATAGCTGATGATAAATACACATATCCTAAGTCAACTGTACTTAGAAATAAATTTAATATTAGAAATCATGAACTTCTTGCAGAACAGGAAGTTTTTTTCACATCCTTAAGGCTAATAGAATTAACTTTAAAACCTCTAAAGGGAAAGTTAGATTTCAACTACTTAAAAAAAATTCACAAATATATATTTCAAGATTGTTATGATTTTGCTGGAGAAATAAGAAAGGTAGATATTCAAAAGGGATCTAGTAAATTTTGTATAACAAGATATATTCAAATTCAAGGGGAAGAAATATTTGAAAGGTTAAAAAAAGAAAATTATTTAAAAGGCTATAAATATGATGAATTTTGTGAAAAATTAGCATATTTCATGGGGGATTTAATATCTTTACATCCATTTAGAGAAGGGAATGGAAGAGCAAATAGAGAATTTTTTAGAATTTTATGTACAAGGGCAGGCTATGATTTAGATTATTCTGATTTTGAAAAGAAAGAGATATTAAAAGCAGATATAGGATGTTTTAATCTAGACATTGAACCAATGTTAAAATTAATGAAAAGTGGATTAGTAAAACAAATAAAATAGTATAAAGGAGAGATTATTATGGATGGAATGTCATATTTTGTGTTGGGAATTACAATTGCAATTATATTTTTTATCATTAATATGTTGTTCACAAGATGGTTTTTAGGAATAAGTAAAATTATTAATAAACTTGAAAAATCATTGGATGAGGAAAAAGAAATAAATAGAAATTTGAAGAAAATTATAGAAAAAATGGAAGAAAACAAATAATATCTAGAAAGTAGGTGTTGATGTAAAATATCAGCACCTTAATTTATTTTATCAAAGAATGAAAGGAACAAATATGAGAAAACTTTTAATTTTTTTCTATATGCTTATAAATATTATGAATATTTATGGGAAAGATACTTATATAGTTGGATTTGATCCCTATGCTCC from Fusobacterium sp. IOR10 encodes:
- a CDS encoding Fic family protein; this encodes MDISDVKDYTIADDKYTYPKSTVLRNKFNIRNHELLAEQEVFFTSLRLIELTLKPLKGKLDFNYLKKIHKYIFQDCYDFAGEIRKVDIQKGSSKFCITRYIQIQGEEIFERLKKENYLKGYKYDEFCEKLAYFMGDLISLHPFREGNGRANREFFRILCTRAGYDLDYSDFEKKEILKADIGCFNLDIEPMLKLMKSGLVKQIK